A DNA window from Bradyrhizobium sp. CCBAU 53421 contains the following coding sequences:
- a CDS encoding GMC family oxidoreductase: protein METFDYVIIGAGSAGSVLTNRLSEDAGTRVCVLEAGPSDWHPYIHLPAGFIKTFHMKSVNWAYQQEVGPYTGGRSIYAPRGKTLGGSSSINGHIYNRGQRQDFDTWAQLGNRGWGYPDVLPYFRRMERRIGEGDDTYRGRNGNLTVTTMDWQDPLCEAFMAGAVSLGIPRNPDYNGQIQEGVSYCQRTILNGLRVSAATAFLHPARKRPNVDVRTHAHVTGIIFEGKRAVGVRYNRGGKHGDPLEIRATKEVILSGGAYNSPQLLQLSGVGSPDLLQSHGIEVRHALPGVGEGLQDHYAPRSVARVKNIRTINEMRRGLSLWGEAIKWATTRRGLLSLSPTMVYCFWHSGETTESSDLQLTFTPASYKEGVQGQLEDEPGMTVASWQQRPESRGYVRIRSADPFAPPIIQTNYLAEEIDRRVVVAGMKLARRLLASEPLSPYFAYEDFPGPKVQSDEELLAAATQRGTTTFHPGCTCRMGPADAPWAVVDDQLRVHGMEGLRVIDASIMPRMISANLNASTLMIADKASDMIRGKTPEAAAKLPEYA from the coding sequence ATGGAAACGTTCGATTATGTGATCATCGGCGCAGGCTCCGCCGGGAGCGTGCTGACCAACCGGTTGAGCGAAGACGCAGGGACCAGGGTGTGCGTGCTCGAGGCGGGGCCGAGCGACTGGCATCCCTACATCCATCTGCCGGCCGGCTTCATCAAGACCTTCCACATGAAGAGCGTGAACTGGGCCTACCAGCAGGAGGTGGGCCCTTATACCGGCGGGCGCAGCATCTACGCGCCGCGCGGCAAGACGCTCGGCGGCTCATCCTCGATCAACGGCCATATCTACAATCGCGGCCAGCGCCAGGATTTCGACACCTGGGCGCAACTCGGCAATCGCGGCTGGGGCTATCCCGACGTGCTGCCGTACTTCCGGCGCATGGAGCGACGGATCGGTGAGGGCGACGACACTTATCGTGGTCGGAATGGCAACCTCACCGTCACCACGATGGACTGGCAGGATCCGCTCTGCGAGGCCTTCATGGCAGGCGCGGTCTCGCTCGGCATTCCGCGCAACCCTGACTACAACGGCCAGATCCAGGAGGGCGTGTCGTACTGCCAGCGCACTATCCTGAACGGCCTCCGGGTCAGCGCCGCGACCGCGTTCCTGCATCCGGCGCGAAAGCGACCGAATGTCGACGTGCGCACCCATGCCCATGTCACCGGCATCATCTTCGAGGGCAAGCGCGCGGTCGGCGTGCGCTATAACCGCGGCGGCAAGCACGGTGATCCCTTGGAGATCCGCGCCACCAAGGAGGTCATCCTGTCCGGCGGCGCCTACAACTCGCCGCAGCTGTTGCAGCTCTCCGGCGTCGGTTCGCCCGACCTGCTGCAGTCGCACGGCATCGAGGTGCGCCACGCGCTGCCGGGCGTCGGTGAAGGCCTGCAGGATCACTACGCGCCGCGCTCGGTGGCGCGGGTCAAGAACATCAGGACCATCAACGAAATGCGCCGCGGCCTTAGCCTGTGGGGCGAGGCGATCAAATGGGCGACGACGCGGCGCGGATTGCTGTCGCTGTCGCCGACCATGGTCTACTGCTTCTGGCATTCCGGCGAGACCACCGAGAGTTCCGACCTGCAGCTCACCTTCACGCCGGCGAGCTACAAGGAAGGCGTGCAGGGCCAGCTCGAGGACGAGCCCGGCATGACGGTGGCCTCATGGCAGCAGCGGCCGGAGAGCCGCGGCTATGTCCGCATCCGTTCCGCCGATCCGTTCGCGCCGCCGATCATCCAGACCAACTACCTTGCCGAGGAAATCGACCGCCGCGTCGTCGTCGCCGGCATGAAGCTAGCGCGCCGGCTGCTCGCCTCCGAGCCGCTCAGCCCGTATTTCGCCTATGAGGACTTTCCGGGTCCGAAAGTGCAGAGCGACGAGGAGCTGCTCGCGGCCGCAACCCAGCGCGGCACCACCACCTTCCATCCCGGCTGCACCTGCCGGATGGGCCCGGCCGATGCGCCGTGGGCGGTGGTCGACGACCAGCTCCGGGTCCATGGCATGGAAGGCCTGCGCGTGATCGACGCCTCGATCATGCCGCGGATGATCTCCGCCAATCTCAACGCCTCGACCTTGATGATCGCCGACAAGGCCTCCGACATGATCCGCGGCAAGACGCCCGAGGCCGCCGCGAAGCTGCCGGAATATGCGTGA
- a CDS encoding GNAT family N-acetyltransferase, which yields MPWLEPVTLRGAHARLEPLSHDHRDGLVEAVKDGELSKLWYTSVPQPENMGKEIDRRLGLQAAGSMLPFTVFDADGKISGMTTYMNVDTPNRRVEIGSTWYARRVQRSAVNTQCKLLLLQHAFEKLDCIAVEFRTHFFNHQSRRGIERLGAKQDGILRSHQIAPNGTLRDTVVYSIIASEWPTVKAHLNYQLNEKPR from the coding sequence ATGCCCTGGCTTGAACCGGTCACCCTTCGCGGCGCGCATGCGCGGCTCGAACCGCTGTCGCATGATCATCGCGACGGTCTCGTCGAAGCCGTGAAGGACGGCGAGCTGTCGAAGCTCTGGTACACCTCTGTCCCGCAGCCGGAGAACATGGGCAAGGAGATCGACCGCCGGCTCGGCCTCCAGGCCGCGGGCTCGATGCTGCCGTTCACGGTGTTCGATGCCGACGGCAAGATTTCCGGCATGACGACCTACATGAACGTCGACACGCCGAACCGCCGCGTCGAGATCGGCTCGACCTGGTACGCCAGGCGTGTGCAGCGCAGCGCGGTCAACACGCAGTGCAAACTGCTGCTGCTGCAACATGCCTTCGAGAAGCTCGATTGCATCGCGGTCGAGTTCCGCACGCATTTCTTCAATCACCAGAGCCGGCGCGGCATCGAGCGGTTGGGTGCCAAGCAGGACGGCATCCTGCGCAGCCATCAGATCGCGCCCAACGGCACGTTGCGCGACACCGTGGTTTACAGCATCATCGCGAGCGAATGGCCGACGGTGAAGGCGCATCTCAACTATCAACTCAACGAAAAGCCGCGCTGA